One Branchiostoma floridae strain S238N-H82 chromosome 15, Bfl_VNyyK, whole genome shotgun sequence DNA window includes the following coding sequences:
- the LOC118432162 gene encoding uncharacterized protein LOC118432162, producing the protein MLQDANKIGKGNLSLLVEILETLNKGKLAEEAKRLELEQMNEAEQPPLEGHQLQGEQHKQESPVSSTESTTKSGTTGSHPPEVQGSGIVLVDTPGVDIVSGQDPDPGLWEAYGTRAVTAVFVLDGYNMCVGKEIQPQIHNLIRSFSTMPDEAAIFAINKWDFLECQLLGESSNDSDQVLQDEYNRRCDFLKKAWPPLAVDNAVDNQVIRLKAKQALSLELQDSKDEKTSDDCTKLLSCLEGAVSSSLATRVKEYTEWLLEFLREISEILSLQTVERFKDGLLKCEIWQDIVVQMRGQFNIGTKHLARKLREFLQTNREELVSSWNPTEDQLRDISGFDDLEALVRHLVVGKMRDILREWEKKTKSMKQFEDKIVSEFQDQFFLVKSELERILPKKTDDDAQPAIQLPTIDSHFVLHDIMFKSLPTGIAAMLNAMLFPFAIGMGVLGKIREKKEYAGTGGNEVFDQRRGYVRRKLNTVLTEVLNKQLYYNIINDCCQSTLHVDDLANHIPEIKSYLEKKIDDIERNNDDDNNQWTSRLPDVRTDVLLFNATEVRSYSLQVPRDIFWNGRDLIGEGSLSKVYRGRRLTKDGPDVEVEVCVPMSLKDVIEDYQREEEILTKLNDDCIVKFFGNDCIVKFFGTAIDRHTQSSTVQLVMVFERCNCTLREKLQQMQEGGLSAPASCTGEDRAEALLFAADMAKQTARALCYLHGKKLVHGDLNLDNIFLAQDDNPDRLTLKLAYSEVGIVKCERFRKQETGAEAPAARLYMAPEVLMKSASDRKVDMYSFAFVLWELWYGRQADHGNGLSDDDFCSEVVQRKLRPALTEDLPSDWMTLIQRCWEGEANMRPTAEECLNSIAKIICAAGSQNVDM; encoded by the exons AGCGGCATCGTCCTGGTAGATACTCCAGGTGTAGACATCGTTTCCGGACAGGATCCGGATCCAGGTCTGTGGGAGGCTTACGGCACCCGCGCTGTGACAGCGGTGTTCGTACTGGATGGTTATAACATGTGTGTCGGAAAAGAG ATACAGCCTCAGATCCACAACCTCATTAGGTCGTTCTCTACCATGCCAGACGAGGCAGCCATCTTCGCCATTAATAAGTGGGACTTCCTTGAGTGTCAATTGCTCGGGGAGTCCTCAAACGACAGTGACCAAGTTTTACAAGACGAATACAACAGAAGGTGCGACTTTCTTAAGAAAGCCTGGCCACCACTTGCTGTGGACAACGCTGTGGACAACCAAGTCATCCGTCTAAAAGCAAAGCAAGCTCTCAGCTTGGAGCTTCAGGACAGCAAAGATGAAAAGACTAGTGACGACTGTACCAAACTCCTTTCATGCTTGGAGGGCGCCGTCAGTTCCAGTCTTGCTACTAGAGTGAAAGAGTATACCGA GTGGCTGCTGGAGTTTCTCAGAGAAATCAGCGAAATCCTAAGCCTCCAAACTGTTGAGCGATTCAAAGACGGCCTCCTGAAATGCGAGATTTGGCAAGATATTGTCGTCCAAATGAGGGGCCAGTTCAACATCGGTACCAAACATTTGGCCAGGAAGCTAAGAGAGTTCCTACAGACGAACAGAGAAGAGCTAGTGAGTAGCTGGAACCCAACGGAAGATCAGCTACGTGACATCAGCGGTTTTGATGATCTTGAAGCTCTCGTCAGGCATCTTGTTGTCGGGAAAATGCGTGACATCTTAAGGGAGTGGGAGAAGAAGACGAAGAGCATGAAGCAGTTTGAAGACAAGATCGTCTCCGAGTTCCAAGACCAGTTCTTCTTAGTGAAGAGTGAACTAGAACGCATTCTGCCGAAGAAAACTGACGATGACGCACAACCTGCTATTCAACTGCCCACCATCGACAGTCATTTTGTCCTCCATGACATCATGTTCAAGTCTTTGCCAACAGGCATCGCAGCCATGTTAAATGCAATGTTATTTCCGTTCGCAATCGGGATGGGAGTACTTGGCAAGATACGCGAGAAAAAGGAGTACGCAGGAACCGGAGGAAACGAAGTTTTCGACCAGCGTAGAGGGTATGTCCGACGAAAGCTGAACACAGTTCTAACAGAGGTGCTAAACAAACAGCTGTACTACAACATCATCAATGACTGCTGCCAGTCAACACTGCACGTCGATGATTTGGCCAATCATATTCCTGAGATCAAGAGTTACCTTGAGAAGAAGATAGATGACATTGAACGGAACAACGACGACGACAACAACCAGTGGACCTCCCGACTACCTGATGTTCGAACTGACGTGCTCCTTTTCAACGCCACGGAAGTGCGGTCATATTCCTTACAGGTCCCGAGAGACATCTTCTGGAATGGCAG GGATTTGATTGGAGAAGGGTCGTTAAGCAAAGTCTACAGAGGTAGAAGACTGACTAAGGACGGGCCAGATGTAGAGGTAGAGGTCTGCGTGCCGATGTCTTTGAAGGATGTTATCGAGGATTATCAACGCGAAGAAGAGATCCTCAC CAAGCTAAACGATGACTGCATTGTCAAGTTCTTCGGAAATGACTGCATTGTCAAGTTCTTCGGAACCGCCATTGACAGACACACTCAGTCTAGCACTGTGCAGTTGGTGATGGTGTTTGAGCGGTGTAACTGTACCCTGAGGGAGAAGCTCCAACAAATGCAAGAAGGGGGGCTCTCTGCTCCAGCCTCTTGCACTGGAGAAGACAGAGCTGAG GCCCTGCTGTTTGCTGCAGATATGGCGAAACAGACTGCACGTGCTTTGTGCTATCTACATGGCAAGAAACTCGTGCACGGGGACCTAAACCTTGACAACATTTTT CTGGCTCAAGACGACAATCCTGACAGGTTGACACTTAAACTGGCCTATAGTGAAGTGGGCATTGTCAAATGCGAGCGATTTCGGAAACAGGAGACTGGCGCTGAAGCTCCAGCAGCTCGCCTTTACATGGCCCCAGAAGTGTTGATGAAGTCTGCCTCCGATAG AAAAGTGGACATGTACAGCTTCGCCTTTGTCCTGTGGGAGCTGTGGTACGGCAGGCAGGCGGACCATGGTAATGGCCTCAGCGATGACGATTTCTGCTCGGAAGTTGTGCAAAGGAAACTTCGGCCAGCCCTGACAGAAGATCTACCTTCTGACTGGATGACTTTGATCCAGAGATGTTGGGAAGGAGAAGCCAATATGCGACCCACTGCTGAGGAATGCTTAAACAGCATTGCAAAAATCATCTGTGCAGCTGGTTctcaaaatgttgacatgtaa